A stretch of DNA from Lysinibacillus sp. B2A1:
TGGATGATGGTTTCAGAGATTTATCAATTGCCATAGGAATCAGTATATTTTTAGTGTATTTGGTACTGGTATATACCTTTAAGGAAGGAAAAGCACCATTTGTTATCTTGTTTGCTATTCCGTTCTCAGTTATAGGTGCATTAATCGGTCTTTATATTGTAAAGGAGCCGATTGGAATGCCTGCAATGATTGGTTTACTAATGTTAAATGGGATTGTTGTAACGAATGCAATCGTTCTTATAGATAAGGTGAAGCAATTTGAAGGATGTGGAATGACCAAACAAACAGCTTTAGTGGAAGCAGGCGTTATACGTATTCGTCCTATTTTAATGACAGCTATTGCAACAATGGGCGCTTTAATACCCATGGCAATTTCGAATGAAACTGGGATGGTTTCAAAGTCCCTTTCTGTTGTAGTGATAGGTGGACTATTTACTTCTACTTTTTTAACACTGTTTATTGTACCTATACTTTATAGCTTATTTCAAAAGAGTAAAAAATCGCTAAGTCATATTTAATAACATTACGACAGAAAAGCGCAAGAAATCAACGTTTCTAAATTGATTTCATGCGCTTTTTAGTTTTGACCAGTTTGATCCCAGATTTTTTAACGATAATGTTTCGCTAGTACCATGTTTTCCTACGCCTAGTTGACATCCTTTCTTGGGGTTGAACCTGAGCAGATGGGAAAATCGGTTGAGGGATTTTACTTATATCAATTTCTCGATGAACAATGGTCTGTTTATCTTCATTCTTAAGATGAAGGTTATGATCCTCGGTTGCTTGGGTAATACCTGAATCATTACTTAAGAGTGGTGTTGTTTGCTGATTACTGTTTTCAATAGTAGTGGCAGTTTCATGATGTTCAGATGGAGAATGTTCAATTATTGCTTCGGCATGAGGCTGTTGCACAGGATGAACATCCTTTATCACAAGGATTGGTCGCATCATATCATGATCCTCATGCTCAAGAAAATGACAATGCCACATATAATGACCGATATGGTCTTTCCAGTGCATAATAATTTTTGTTACTTTTCCTGCATCTGCTTTGACGGTATCTTTCCAGCCTTGTTCATAGTCTCGAGGTTCTTCTGGAGGTCCTGTAAATTCTAGCCTTCCTTCATTTTGATAGAGCTCTAAATCAAAAGGACGTCGTTCCACTATTTTGAATTGTACTAAATGTAAATGAATGGGATGGATAAACGGTGTGGCATTAATAAAACTCCACATCTCTATACTATCAAGTGCAGGTTTTTCTGTAGCAGGATCATGGTACATTCGATTATTTAATAAAAGCATCGGCCTGCCAAAATCATCCGTTGTAGCTGTTAATGGTAGATGTCTCTCGATATGCGCATGGTGAGGGTGCAGATCCATTGAAACTGCAAGCATATCTGGGATTTCGCTAGTATCCTCACATTTTAAAGGGAGATTAACTTTGAATTGCATAATAACATTTGTATGCTCATCGATGAAATCCTCATCAGAATTGACTAATAGTATTTCCTGACCGTCACAATTAGAGAAATCAATAATGACATCTGTACGTTCAGCAGGTAGTAATTCAACAGATTGTATTTCTCGAGGGGCTGTTAAAAAACCGCCATCTGTCCCAATTTGAATCATCGGCTCTCCATTTGAAAGGCTGATGACATAGCCCCTTCTATTGGAGCCATTTAGAAAACGAAATCTATATTTACGAGGCTCGACATTTAAATAGGGCCATACCTTACCGTTTACGACGATTGTATTTCCAACAAATCCAGGTGTAATAGATGGGTGGACGGGAACTGGAAAAGGCGGTTCATCAGGATAGAATAGTGAACCATCTTCATTAAACGATTTATCTTGAATTAAAATTGGATATTCGTAGTTACCACAGGGCAAATTAGAACGCTCCTCAAGGGCATCTCTCAGTAGATAAAAGCCCGCTAACCCTGCATAAACATTTAAGCGAGTCAATGCCATTGCATGGTCATGGTACCACATTGTTGTACCAGGTTGATGATTTGTATATTCATGTACTTCTTTATTGAATTTTGGTCCCGTATGCATATAGTCTCTTGTGTACCATGCTTCTGGATGACCATCGCTTTCCCAATCTACATTTGCGCCATGTAAATGCGTGACAGTCCTTACCTCTTGTGAATCGTTGGCCGCATGAAGCGTAAAATCGACAGGCAGAAAATGCTTTCTAGGTAAGAGGTTTTTATATCTGACATAAATCGTTTTGTCTTTCTTAGCTTCAATCGTCGGGCCAGGATAAAGCCCGTTATAGCCCCAAATGATGGATTTTGGGAAATCCTTATGGAAACAGTGCTCTGCTTGTATCATTTGTAACTCATAATAATCTTTTCTTTGTTGACCTCTATAATATTTTGGTTTAGCAGTGCTTGGTTTCGGTAGCTCATCAACAAATTTTGGAATAGTAGCTGGATCAGCGGGGTTAATATTCATGGTCAAAACATCACGTCCCTTTTTCAATACTTTGCTAATTACTTCATCATATGGGTGAAAACAATAGGCAACTGGGACAATAATGTAGGAAATTGTGCTAATATATAAAAAATATCGACACTTCAGTAATGGGTGCGTAGTTCAGACCCCCATAGAGAAAAGTGAGTGAAGTGAATAATCATTGAAATGGAGCAAATTTTAAATTAGTAAAATTTAGTAAATGTTGAAAAGTACGGACTACATGACACAGTTGTTTTATAATTGAACTATTAGTTAATCTGGGGTTTGGAGAAGTGGTGATACGTTGGAACTAACATTGGAACAATTAAATAAAACAATAATGGAAATGCGAACAAAAGGCCTTTTAGCTGAAGCATTAACCCTTGCTGAACAAGGTCTATTAGTAGCAGTAGAGAGTCAAAGTTATAAACATGGACTGGATTTGTATTATCAAAAGATCTTAATACACTTCTCACTAGGCGACACATTAAGCATGGTGAGTCTTATTCCGGAATATGAAGCATCTTGTCAAAAATATGGGACTGCGAAAGACTTCATGCATTATTACCTAGTAATGTCTTTATTATATGATGTAGTTGGTTTTAGAGAAAAAACAATCGACATGACAAAAAAATCAATCGACTATGCACTTGATCTTAACGATTTAATGATGCTTGTCCGAGGTCATAATAATTTATGCTACCTTGAGGTTGAGAAAGGCTGCAACGATGAAGCACTGCAAGCTGGTAAAATGGCTAGAAAATACAATCAGCTATTATCGAAGGAGCTACCTGAATTAGCTAGGCTACATGATATTCGTATTAATAATAATTTAGCCGATGTTTATATTTTTAAAGGGGATTTTGACACAGCACAAAATTTATTGGACTGTACGTTAAATTCAACGATTATTCAGCACCATAATCGCGAAAAGGTGGCAGCTTTGTTTGGTTATGGGTTTTTATATGAAAAGCAAGATAAGCTAAAAGAGGCAGTAAACTATTACAAACAGTCAATAGCACTGGCACAATCGTATGGGGACAATGCTATAACTAAGAAAGTAATGCGTTTACTTTTAAATGTACTGTATCAGTTGAATTGGCGAGATGAAATTTTTGAAGTACAGCGTGCATATATTGAGCTTTCCGAGAAAATGAGCGTAGATAATTTGCTACAGCAGGTAATGAACTTAGAATTTAATCGCCATAAAGAAAAGCTTGAAAAAAAGGCACTCTATGATCCTTTAACGGGTGTCTTAAATAGGCATTTCTTAGATATTAAGATAAACGAATGGTTATATGAGGCAAAACTTAACAAGCATTTTGTTGGTCTGGCTGTTTTAGACCTTGATTATTTTAAATTGTATAATGATACGTATGGTCACTTATTTGGTGATCGGGTTTTACAAATTCTTGCGCTTGGTTTACGAGATTTTTTACTGAAAGAAGATGCAGAGATTATTCGTTTTGGCGGGGATGAATTTGTCATTTGTATTCGTCATGAACAGAAAGAATATGTAAAAGAGCTTGTCAGGGATATGCATTCCTACCTACTTACATTGACGCTGGATCAACATGCTGAAAGTGAAACACTGAAGGTGAGCATGGGCACATGTATCAATGAACAGAAAAATTATGACTATAAAACTTTATTTGAGCATGCAGATCAATGTTTATACCAAGCTAAAAAAAATGGGCGTACCGACTGTATTATTGAAGAATTGTAATGAATATTATCATCGTTTTTTTAATTCCTATTCGTATTTGTGAATAGGAATTTATACTTTGAAAAGGCTGTCATTTTTGATCTATGATTGAAAAATAATAATATCTATTCGGATCATTTGAAAACCTTATTCTAGCAACGTACAATATATGAAATTAAGAAACACGACAGGGTAAAATTGTTGTATAATGTTGTGGTATGAGGAAAGAAAGCAGGTTGACAAAATGGAAAGCAAAATGAATGATTACGTAGCTTTAGAAATGCTAGATCAGGCATTCGTGTCAAAGCATAAGCTAGATGTGAAACAAAAGGTGAAAAAATGAAAAACTGGTTGATTTTCATTTCTGTCTTTATGGTTTCATTGTCACTTGTCATAGGTATTTTAGTACTCTGGAAAGCCGAGGCTCCGTTTCGTTCAATTGAAGAGAAGGCTGAACAGCTGGCACTTGATGCCAAGGTCCTTGCAATTGTTTCGGAGTCCTACACATATAATGGCAAACATTCGTATGTTACTGTATTTGGAGTAGACGAATATGGTGATAAAAAAGCCGTCTTTGTTCCTACGAATCTAGAAGCTGATTCAATTCAGGAAGTATTTTTGAAAGATGGTATTAACGAAAAGCAAGCATTATCGGTTTTTAAAAAGGAAGGGAATGTACAAAAGGTACTCAATATGAAATTAGGCTATGAGGAGCCCGGTGCTGTTTGGGAAATAACGTATCTAAACGAACATGATAAGCTCAACTATGTCTATATTATGTTTGAGGACGGCGATTGGTGGAAGCGCATTACGAATTTATAAGAGGAGTAGATTCCAATGAAAAATTTATTAGCAAACCGTGTAAAAACTTTAACACCATCTTCAACTTTAGCCATTACTGCAAAAGCTAAAGCGTTAAAAGAGCAAGGAATTGATGTCATTGGTCTAGGTGCTGGTGAACCAGACTTTAACACACCGCAAAATATTTTAAATGCTGCCATTGACTCAATGGAGAAAGGTTTTACTAAATATACGCCTGCTGGCGGACTTCCAGTACTTAAGCAAGCGATTATTGATAAATTACAACGCGACAACAACCTTACATACAAGGCTAATGAAATCATTGTAGGTGTTGGTGCAAAGCATATTCTCTACACATTGTTCCAAGTTATTTTAAATGAGGGCGATGAGGTCATCATTCCAATCCCTTATTGGGTATCCTATCCTGAGCAAGTAAAGCTGGCTGGCGGTGTGCCTGTTTACGTTGAAGGTACAAGAGAGCAAGGCTATAAAATTACAGCAGATCAATTAAGAGCTGCCGTAACAGATAAAACAAAAGCAGTCATCATAAACTCTCCTAGCAATCCATCAGGTATGATTTATTCTCGCGAAGAGCTAGCAGAACTCGCTGCTGTTGCAGAAGAAAAAGATATTTTAATCGTGTCAGATGAAATTTATGAGAAGCTTGTATACAATGGTATTGAGCATTTTTCAATTGCACAACTTTCCGATGCAGTGAAAGCACGTACAATCGTTGTAAACGGTGTAGCAAAATCTCACTCTATGACAGGCTGGCGTATCGGGTATGCTGCAGGAGATGCAGACATTATTAAACCAATGACTGATCTAGCATCACACTCTACATCTAACGCAACAACAACTGCACAATATGCAACAGTAGAGGCATACAATGGATCACAGGACACAGTAGAAGAAATGCGCCAAGCTTTCGAAGCTCGTCTTGAGAAAATCTATCCGCAGGTAAGTGCAATTCCTGGCTTCCATGTGTTAAAGCCACAGGGTGCATTCTACTTATTACCAGACGTAGCAGAAGCTATGGCTCATACTGGCTACGATTCAGTGGATGCATTTGCTGCAGCTATTTTAACAGAAGCAAACGTAGCAGTGATTCCAGGCTCTGGCTTTGGTGCACCAACTACAATGCGATTATCTTATGCTACATCTTTAGAACTATTAGAAGAGGCAGTCCGCCGTATTGATGCATTTGTCAAATCAAAGTGGCAAGACTAATCCTTCTAACCAACTTTGGAGGATTTCTATGAAAAAAATTATGATTCAAGATATGCCAAAACATATCGGTGAAACAGTCAAGCTAGGCGCTTGGTTATCAAACAAACGTTCAAGTGGAAAAATTGCCTTCTTACAATTACGTGATGGCTCTGGCTTTGTACAGGGCGTTGTTGTGAAAGAAGAAGTAGGTGAAGAAATTTTTGCCGTTGCAAAAGGTATGACACAAGAAACATCAATGTACGTTACGGGAGAGGTTAAAGCAGATGAGCGTTCAAGCTTTGGTTGTGAACTAGCTGTAACAGGTATCGAAGTGCTGCATGCGGCAACAGATTTTCCGATTACACCAAAAGAACATGGTCCAGAGTTCTTAATGGATAACCGTCACCTATGGCTACGCTCACGTAAGCAGCATGCAATTATGAAAATCCGTAACGAAATTATTCGTGCAACTTACGAGTTTTTCAACAACAACGGCTTTACAAAAATGGACCCGCCAATTTTAACTGGATCAGCTCCTGAAGGTACTTCGGAGCTATTCCACACGAAATATTTTGATGAGGACGCATATCTTTCTCAATCTGGTCAGCTCTATATGGAAGCGGCTGCGATGGCATTAGGAAAGGTCTTCTCATTCGGTCCAACGTTCCGTGCTGAAAAATCAAAAACACGCCGTCATCTAATTGAATTTTGGATGATTGAGCCAGAAATGGCCTTTGTGGAATTTGAGGAAAATCTTGAGGTGCAGGAACAATACGTGGAACATATCGTGCAATCTGTACTAGCAAACTGTAAATTAGAACTAGAGCGTCTTGGTCGTGATACGTCAACTCTAGAAAACATAAAAGCACCATTCCCTCGTATCTCTTATGACGATGCGATTAAATTATTACATGAGCAAGGATTTAACGATATTGAGTGGGGCGATGATTTCGGTGCACCACATGAAACAGCTATTGCCAATTCATTTGACAAACCTGTATTCATTACTTGCTATCCGGTAGGTATTAAACCATTCTATATGCAACCACATCCTGATCGTGATGACGTTGTATTATGTGCTGATTTGATCGCACCAGAAGGCTATGGTGAAATCATCGGTGGTTCTGAGCGTATTCATGACTATGAATTATTAAAATCACGTCTTGAAGAACATAATTTATCATTAGATGCTTATGCTTGGTATTTAGAACTACGTAAACAGGGCTCTGTACCACACTCAGGTTTCGGTCTAGGGTTAGAGAGAACCGTGGCATGGATTTCAGGAACAGAGCATATCCGTGAAACTATTCCGTTCCCACGTTTACTAAACCGTTTATATCCATAAACAATAACTAGTATGATCTTTGTACCTTTCCCTTTCGGTACAGATTAACTACTGCCCGTTAAAGCGGGACCAATTTAAAAGTCGCGTAGGGTATATCTACGCGGCTTTTCTACTTACTACCAAAGAAGGAGTCAAATAACATATGAGCACAAATAATAGCCGACTCCGCATATGGACTGAACAGCGAATGATTCAAGTTCCCCAGCTCTTTTTTCAGTTTTATAAGGAGTTAAATATGAAGGATGAAGAGGCACTAATCGTTTTCCATTTACTTGCGTTCCATATCGAGGGCAATGACTTTCCAACACCTGATGATTTAATGAACCGCCTCACAATGCCTGACAATGATATTACTTCTGGTCTACAGCGGTTAATGCAAAAAGGCTTCCTTGAAATTACCCGTGATGTTGATGCAAACGGTAAGCTATATGAAAAATATTCGGTTTTTCCACTTTGGGAGCGTATTATGCAGCTGATTGAAATGAAAGAGCAGCAAAAATCTGCAACTGCACTTCGACAAGAAGAGGGTGAGATTTTCCGTTTATTTGAAGAGGAAATGGGGCGTCTTTTATCTCCTTTAGAGCTAGAAAAAATCGGTTCGTGGCTAGATGAGGACAAACATAGTCCAGCGCTCATTAAAGAGGCGCTAAAGGAGGCAGTGTTTGCGGGGAAGCTAAGTATTCGTTATATTGATCGTATTTTGCTGGAGTGGAAAAAGAAAAATATTACAACACCTCAGGCTGCACAAAAGCAAAGTGAACAGTTCCGTGAAAAACAAACGATTCATAGACCATCAGTCCGTACATCACAGCAAGGGATGCAGTCGACAAATAAAGTACCATTTTATAATTGGTTAGAAGAGAGAGAATAGGGGGACTAGTATGCTAACAAAAAAACAATGGGAGCATTGTCTAGCTGAAATGGATCGCATGTTTCCTGAGGCACATTGTGAGCTCGTACATGAGAATCCCTTTGAGCTAACGATAGCCACATTGTTATCTGCACAATGTACTGATGTTCTTGTCAATAAGGTTACGAAAACGTTGTTCCAAAAATATAAGAAGCCTGAAGATTATCTAACAGTATCCTTAGAGGAATTACAGCAGGATATTCGTTCTATCGGCTTGTATCGAAATAAAGCAAAGAATATTCAAGCTTTATGTCAGCGCTTGTTAGAGGAATATGAGGGCGAGATACCAGCAAGTCGGGAAGCTTTAGTAACCTTGCCAGGTGTAGGACGTAAAACGGCTAATGTCGTATTGTCGGTAGCATTCGATATTCCTGCGCTTGCAGTGGATACACATGTTGAGCGAGTGTCCAAGCGATTAGGACTTTGTCGCTGGAAGGATTCGGTGCTTGAGGTGGAAGAAACGATTATGAAGAAAACACCAATGGACAAGTGGTCGAAAACTCACCATCAGCTCATTTTCTTTGGCCGATATCATTGTAAAGCTCAAAATCCAGGTTGTCAGGCTTGTCCGTTACTCGGGGATTGTAGGGAAGGACAAAAGCGTTTGAAAAAAAGGCTGGTGAAAGAGGCATGAATATAGAGGCAATTGCAAAGGAAAAAGTTGATGCTTGGTTTACAGAGTGGCAAGGGCTAGAAGGCAAAATTCACATAGCCCATGATACAAGAAATGGAGAGGCTAAGGGCTTGATGGAAGCGGCAATTGTTTTGTTTGACCGTCTAGTGGAAGAGGGTGGAGATGAGATTTTGCCGATAAATGGAGTTGAACGAATAGCCTTTATAAAAGCAAAGCCTGGTCAATATGCCTGTTACCGTCAGCTAGGTGAATTATTTAAGGAGACAAAAAAACGAGCTGCTCGCTTACGATTGCAGGCTACTAAAACTAATTCGAATGGGTAAAGATTTTTGATTAAATCAATTTCGCCTTGGCGTAATTGTAGCTGCCGCTTTTCTTTCGCTACAGATAAACAATGCGTCCAGATTTTGAATTGTGCTCAGGCCTGCACGAGGGACGACACGATGTCGGTCATTTCGGTAATGCCACAGGACGTGGCGTTTTTACCGATGCAGGTCAGTTAGCCGTTTTCGCAGGATGCGAAGATGTTAGGCTAACATCCTTTTTTCATTCCTTTGAAAATCCGTGACATCCGCCAGAGGCTTTGGGCCAACAGTTGTTTTTTGCGCGAAAGCGTAGTGCTAACGTAGCGTCAGTAGCAAGATGTTGGTCACTCAGTCATTGCCACAGGACGTGACGTTTTTAGACTGAGTTCCTCTATTTCAGTAGGTGTTTGGGCCCCCAATGAAATGGAACCAATACCGCATTCATCTCAGCATCTTTAGAGGAGGGAGTCTTCTACAGAATGAAGATAGATGAAAAGCAGAGGAGCATCATTATTGATAGCTCCTCTGCTAATAGTGTTGAAAAACTAAATGGTCAAGGGAATCTTTGAGAATACTACTAAGTCAAATGAAGGTGATTTCCGTTCCAGGCTACTCGCTTTCCTGTGGGCGAGCGACGAGCCGCTTCCTACGCTGACGCTCCGTGCAGGGTCTCGTCTGTCTCGCTATCCCACGGGAGTCGAGTAGCCTTGCACTCCAATCAGCAATAGTGTAGAACTTTAAATATTTTCTTCCCTCAAAAGAAAAGTAAAAGCATGTTACTCACCATCATTAAATGGATAAAATAGTGGTACAATTCTACAGCTGTTAACCTACATTTTATGCATAAAACTACTTTGTAACTTTACATAAAGCCACTTGCTGTCGCTCTGCTTTAGCATAGAAAAATGTTATCAAAGCTTTTGCACAATTTAGTGATGGCTAAGACTTCAAATTTATCACTATACATTTGTGTGAAATGCCAGAAGAAAATACTATGTGCAGTGGTTGATTGGAGTGTAGACTGAGTGACTCCTCAGGGATTCAGCGTCACAGATGAGACCCTGGAGCGAGCATATTAGGGGAACGAAGGCTAAAAGCATCACGTCCTGTGATAACGCCTTCGTGACCAACCTCCTGTT
This window harbors:
- a CDS encoding aspartate aminotransferase yields the protein MKNLLANRVKTLTPSSTLAITAKAKALKEQGIDVIGLGAGEPDFNTPQNILNAAIDSMEKGFTKYTPAGGLPVLKQAIIDKLQRDNNLTYKANEIIVGVGAKHILYTLFQVILNEGDEVIIPIPYWVSYPEQVKLAGGVPVYVEGTREQGYKITADQLRAAVTDKTKAVIINSPSNPSGMIYSREELAELAAVAEEKDILIVSDEIYEKLVYNGIEHFSIAQLSDAVKARTIVVNGVAKSHSMTGWRIGYAAGDADIIKPMTDLASHSTSNATTTAQYATVEAYNGSQDTVEEMRQAFEARLEKIYPQVSAIPGFHVLKPQGAFYLLPDVAEAMAHTGYDSVDAFAAAILTEANVAVIPGSGFGAPTTMRLSYATSLELLEEAVRRIDAFVKSKWQD
- the asnC gene encoding asparagine--tRNA ligase (catalyzes a two-step reaction, first charging an asparagine molecule by linking its carboxyl group to the alpha-phosphate of ATP, followed by transfer of the aminoacyl-adenylate to its tRNA); the encoded protein is MKKIMIQDMPKHIGETVKLGAWLSNKRSSGKIAFLQLRDGSGFVQGVVVKEEVGEEIFAVAKGMTQETSMYVTGEVKADERSSFGCELAVTGIEVLHAATDFPITPKEHGPEFLMDNRHLWLRSRKQHAIMKIRNEIIRATYEFFNNNGFTKMDPPILTGSAPEGTSELFHTKYFDEDAYLSQSGQLYMEAAAMALGKVFSFGPTFRAEKSKTRRHLIEFWMIEPEMAFVEFEENLEVQEQYVEHIVQSVLANCKLELERLGRDTSTLENIKAPFPRISYDDAIKLLHEQGFNDIEWGDDFGAPHETAIANSFDKPVFITCYPVGIKPFYMQPHPDRDDVVLCADLIAPEGYGEIIGGSERIHDYELLKSRLEEHNLSLDAYAWYLELRKQGSVPHSGFGLGLERTVAWISGTEHIRETIPFPRLLNRLYP
- a CDS encoding copper oxidase; the encoded protein is MTMNINPADPATIPKFVDELPKPSTAKPKYYRGQQRKDYYELQMIQAEHCFHKDFPKSIIWGYNGLYPGPTIEAKKDKTIYVRYKNLLPRKHFLPVDFTLHAANDSQEVRTVTHLHGANVDWESDGHPEAWYTRDYMHTGPKFNKEVHEYTNHQPGTTMWYHDHAMALTRLNVYAGLAGFYLLRDALEERSNLPCGNYEYPILIQDKSFNEDGSLFYPDEPPFPVPVHPSITPGFVGNTIVVNGKVWPYLNVEPRKYRFRFLNGSNRRGYVISLSNGEPMIQIGTDGGFLTAPREIQSVELLPAERTDVIIDFSNCDGQEILLVNSDEDFIDEHTNVIMQFKVNLPLKCEDTSEIPDMLAVSMDLHPHHAHIERHLPLTATTDDFGRPMLLLNNRMYHDPATEKPALDSIEMWSFINATPFIHPIHLHLVQFKIVERRPFDLELYQNEGRLEFTGPPEEPRDYEQGWKDTVKADAGKVTKIIMHWKDHIGHYMWHCHFLEHEDHDMMRPILVIKDVHPVQQPHAEAIIEHSPSEHHETATTIENSNQQTTPLLSNDSGITQATEDHNLHLKNEDKQTIVHREIDISKIPQPIFPSAQVQPQERMSTRRRKTWY
- a CDS encoding DNA replication protein, which gives rise to MSTNNSRLRIWTEQRMIQVPQLFFQFYKELNMKDEEALIVFHLLAFHIEGNDFPTPDDLMNRLTMPDNDITSGLQRLMQKGFLEITRDVDANGKLYEKYSVFPLWERIMQLIEMKEQQKSATALRQEEGEIFRLFEEEMGRLLSPLELEKIGSWLDEDKHSPALIKEALKEAVFAGKLSIRYIDRILLEWKKKNITTPQAAQKQSEQFREKQTIHRPSVRTSQQGMQSTNKVPFYNWLEERE
- the nth gene encoding endonuclease III, yielding MLTKKQWEHCLAEMDRMFPEAHCELVHENPFELTIATLLSAQCTDVLVNKVTKTLFQKYKKPEDYLTVSLEELQQDIRSIGLYRNKAKNIQALCQRLLEEYEGEIPASREALVTLPGVGRKTANVVLSVAFDIPALAVDTHVERVSKRLGLCRWKDSVLEVEETIMKKTPMDKWSKTHHQLIFFGRYHCKAQNPGCQACPLLGDCREGQKRLKKRLVKEA